CGGCCCGTTGTCCGGAAGCCCGGGGCCCGTGCACGGACCTTCGCCATGCACGCCGTTCGGGTACGACGCACCGCGCGGCGAACCGGTCGCGTCCGGCCACACCCACGGGCCGAGTCCGGACCCACGCATGGGGTCCGGACCCGCCCTCGGGTCGATTCCAGGAACTACCCGGGCACGGTCCAAGTCCGGCCCGCCCGGAACAACCGTCACGTCCCCAGCCGTGTGCCGGACGAGGTCCGCACCATCCACGGCCCGAACTCCGAGCCCCGCCCACCCCGCCCCTGAAGCCGCCCTCCGACACACCCGATCACGACCCACCCACTCCCAGGAGCGGGCGGGCACACACCGAAGGACCGCCCCAGGTGTCCCAGTCCCAGACTTCCGAGACCTCCCCGACCGACCACACCTTCCAAGTGGATCTGCGCGGCCTGGTCGACCTGCTCTCCCACCACCTGTACTCCAGCCCCCGCGTCTATCTGCGCGAGCTGCTGCAGAACGCCGTCGACGCCATCACCGCCCGGCAGGCCCTCACACCCGGTGCCGCCGGCACGATCACCGTGCGCACCGGAGAGACACTGACCATCACGGACACCGGCATCGGCCTGTCCGAGGCCGACGTGCACCGGTTTCTCGCCACCATCGGACGCAGCTCCAAGCGGACCGTGGACGGCGCTCTCGACGGCGCGGGCCTCGACGCGGCCCGCGGCGAGTTCATCGGCCAGTTCGGTATCGGCCTGCTCGCCTGCTTCGTCGTCGCCGACGAGATCACCGTACTGAGCCGCTCCGCCGCCGACCCGGCAGCGCCCACCGTCGAATGGCGCGGCCACTCCGACGGCCGGTACACCATCCGCACCCTGCCATCCGCGACGCTTCCCGAGCCCGGCACGACCGTGAAGCTCGTCCCGCGTGCGGACAACGCCGAATGGACCAGCCCCCAGCAGGTCGTCTCCCTCGCCCGGCACTACGGCGGACTCCTGCGCCACCACGTCACCGTCATCGACCCACGCGGCGAGAGCCACCGGATCAACGCGGCGCCGCCGTGGGAGCGGACGCACCGCTCCCCGCTCGCCAAGCGGGAGGCGTACACCGCGTACTGCCGCGAGCTTTTCGACTTCGCTCCGCTCGACACAATCGAGCTCGACCTGCCGGCCGCCGGACTGCGCGGTGTCGCCTACGTCATGCCGACGACGGTCAGCCCGGCCCAGCGCGCCGGGCACCGCGTCCACCTCAAGGGCATGCTCCTCACCGACCAGGCCCCTGAACTGCTGCCCGAATGGGCGTTCTTCCTCCGCTGCGTCGTCGACACCACCAGCCTGAGACCGACCGCCTCCCGCGAGTCGCTGTACGAGGACGGCACGCTGTCCGCCGTACGGGACGCCCTCGGCGACCGGATCCGCGAGTGGCTCACCGGACTCGCGGCCCGTGACCCCGCTCTCCTGCACCGCTTCATCGACACCCACCACCTCGCGGTCAAGGCGCTCGCCCGCCACGACGACGAACTGCTGCGTATCGTGCTGCCCTGGCTGCCGTTCGAGACCACTGACGGGAACGTCACCCTGGAGGAGTTCGCGCGGACCCACCCCACGCTCCTCGTGACCCGAAGCGTCGAGGAGTTCCGTCAGGTCGCACCGATCGCCTCGGCCGCCGGACTCGGGGTCGTCAACGGCGGCTACACCTACGACCGCGACCTCGTCCACCGCCTGCCCGAGATCAGGCCCGGCACCACGGTGACCGACCTCGACCCGACCACCGTCACCGCCCACCTCGACGCCGTCGACCCCGGCGCCGAACTGCGGGCCGCCGCCTTCCTCGCGATCGCCCGCGAGACCATCGGCGTCCATGACTGCGACGTCGTCCTGCGCGACTTCCAGCCCGTCACCGCCCCCGCCCTGCTGCTCGACAACCGCGACGCCCGGCACGAACGCACCCGGTCGAGCCTCGCCGCCGACAGTGACGGCCTGTGGGCCGACATCCTCGGCTCCCTGCGCGAGGAGATCCCGCGCGCCCAGCTCGTCCTGAACCACCTCAACCCGCTGGTCCGCCAAGCCCTCACCATCGCCGAACGCGGACTCGCGGTCGCCACCGCCGAAGCCCTCTACGGCCAGGCGCTGCTGCTCAGCCGACGCCCCCTGCGCGCCGGCGAGACCGCCCTGCTCAACCGGGCCTTCATCGGCCTGCTCACCCACGCCATGCACCAGCCCGGCGAGGCGGCCCCCGGCTCCGAGCCCCGGAAGGAAATGTAGATGCTGGACACCCCCGAGGCCGTGGTCGAGGCGCTCCGCGAGAACGACGAGCGCCCCCACGGACTGGCGCGCACCGTCACCGCCGAAGAACTCGTCGAGACCGCTGAGGCCTTCGAGAAGCCCGATGTGCTCGTCACCGCGCTTCTGGAACTCATGACGGCCTACGAGTTCACCGGCGAGCACCGCAAGTCGCCCGTCGTCTTCGCCCGCATCCTCAAGCTGTGGGACACCACCCCCGAGTCCTTCAGCCCTTACGAGGCCCACCATGTCTTCTGGCGCTTCAAGTGGGTGACCACCGCGCTCCTCCAGGTGCCCGAGATACCCCTGGCATCGATCGATGGCTGGATCGACCAGATGCGCAGCCGGTACGAGGCCGCTGACCACGCCGTGCAGCCCGTGGCGGCCATGCGTTACCACCTCGCGCACCACACCGGCACCGGCGTCGCGGACGCTTACGACCTCTGGGCCACCCGCTCCCGCACCGACCTCAGCGACTGTGAGGCCTGCGAGACCCGGCACCACGCCTGGCACCGTCTGGCCGAGGGCGACGACACCGCCGCCCTCGCCGTCTGGCAGCAGGTCCTCGACCGTGAGCAGGGATGCAGCGAGGAACCCCAGATGAGCCAGGCCCGGGCGCTGCTCCCGCTGCTGCGCGCGGGACGCACCGACGAGGCGCGCTCCCACCACCTCACCGGCTACCGCAAGGTGCGCGGCGCCACCGGCATGCAGGCCGAGGTCGGCTACCACCTGGAGTTCTGCGCCCACTCCCGCAACGAGGGCCGCGGCCTGGAGATCCTGGCGGAGAACAGGCCACTCTTCGAGGCCAAGGGCGCCCCGCTGGACCACCTGCACTTCCTCACCGGCACGGAGGCGTTCCTCGCCAGGCTCGTCGATGCCGGACATGACGACACCGCCGTCGCCGGTCCGCCGGGCCGCGCCTGGACCGCCGCCGAACTCCTCACACACGTGCGCGCCGAAGCCGAGACCCTCGCCGCCGCCTTCGACACCCGCAACGGCACCACGGCCGTCGGCGACCGGCGCCGGTCCCGGCTCGCTCTCGCCCCGCTGCTTGACGAGCCCCTGCCACTCGGCCTGCGCGCGACCGTGGCCCACACCGCGTCGGTCGGCGCCGCGCCCGCCACGCCGGCTCCCGCACGGGCCGCCATCCCCGACGACTTCGCCACCCTGGTGGGCGAGGCCCGCCGCCTGGCACGGGACGGCCACCCCTTCGACGACAGGCTCTGGACACGCGTCGCCGAACGACTCGCCGACGCCACAGAGCCGTACGACGGCACCCGCGGCCCCGAGGACCTACTGGCCGCGGAACTCGCCGAACACAGGGCGCAGCAGCTCTGGTTCAAGGACCGCCACACCGAAGGAGCCGCCGAACTCGACACGGCCGTCGCGTACTTCACGCGACTGAACATGCCCTGGCACGCGCTCGCGGCCAAAGCTCGCTCTCGGGCGTTGACGGCCACCCCGGGCTCCCGCGACGACGACGGTGAAAGGACCGCACCCGACCACGCCTCGATCCGGACCGAGCTCGACGCGATGCTCCGCGAGGCGGACGAGCTGCTCACCGCGACTCCCTTCGACAGTGAGCCCCTCGGAGAGGCGGAGGCCGCCTTCGGCACCGATCTGCGTGCCGAGCGCATCCTCAGCCATCTCTCCCTCCACCACTCGGTGGCCTTCGCCGCGCACCAGGAACTGCACGCCGCTCTCTCCAGCATGGAGGAGGACCAGGAGGGGACGGGCGACCTCGACCCACTCACCGAGCGGTTCGAGCGCAGCGTCGACACCCTCTGCTCCGAGGCGGCCCGCCTCGGCTACCCCCACCAGGCCGCCAACGCTCGCCAGTTCCGCGCCGATCTGCTGGCCCGCCGCGGTGCCCTGGCCGACGCGGAACAGGAACTCCGGGCCGCTCTGCAGGAGATCGCATCCGCCGACCGGCCCTGGCGCCGACCGCGCCTGTCCATCCATCTCGCTCAGCTGCTCCTCGCCCAGGACCGGCCGCAGGAGGCGACGGACCTGCTCCACTCCGCCATCGCGGACGCCGTCGCCCACGATGACCCGACCCTCCCACTCGGCCCGACGTACCTGCTGCTCGGTCACGCCGCCACGCACCTCGACGACGCCAACGGAGCCGTACGCCACCTCTCCGAGGCCGCGGCTCGCTTCGACCAGGCGGAAGACGCCGGAAGCGCCATCGAGGCGCGCCTCCAACTCGCCGATGTCCTCGCCCGATCCGGCCGACAGGCCGACGCGGTAGCCGTCCTCGAAAATGCCCTCGTCGACGCGCCGCCCACCGTCGACGGACGCATGCTCGCCCAGGGGCGCCTGACCCTCGGCCGCGGCCTGCGCGACCTGGAGGAGTACGTCCCGGCAGCCGAGGAGCTGCTCCGCCTCGCCGACACCGTCGCGGGCTGGCCCGAGGAGGACCGGGGCGGCGTCCTCACCCTGGTGGCGGCCGAGGCGGCGACCACCCTCGCCCTCGCCGAGCGCTGGGAGGCGGCGGACACCGCGTACGAACGCGCCCTCGCCGCCCACGCCGAGGCGCCCAACCCCCCGCTGATCACCATGATGATGCGGGAGTTCGCCCGTCTCACGCTCCAGACCCGCGACAGCGCGGGCACCGGCACGGCGCTGGAGCACCTGGCCCGCGCCGACGCGGTCCTCGCCGCCCTGCCCTCCGGCGAGAAGGACTTCGCCGTCTGGTACGAACGCGGAGAGAACCACTACCGCCGCGCCCGGGTCTTCGCCGAGGCGGGCCGCTTCGACGAGGCGCTCCCGGAGGCCGAGGCCGCGATTGCCGCGCACGACGACGGCGGCGAACGTGGCGAACTCCCGCGCGCCGAGGCGGTCCGCATCGCAGCCCTGATCGAGGGCAACGGCCTCGACCGCGTCACCGAGGCCATCGCCCGTCTGACCGAGGCCTCTGCCCGCTGCCATCAGACGGGCAACCCCGAGGCGGCCGCGGTTCTGGACGCTCTTCACCAGGACCTCCGCACCCGCTGACCGGCGGGAAGAGAACGACAGGGCGCTGCGTCGGCCACCTGGCCGGCGCAGCGCACCCTGCGTGCTGACGGCCAGGGGGATATGCGGTTGACGGTCTGGAGAGCGTGCCCGATGGGTAGCTGGAGCCGAACCGCGAGAGAGTCGATGCGTTCAACGAGCCGAGGCGCGCGGCGCGCCGTGGCCGAGTTCAGGCGCTCCGGGCTGTGGTGACGTTCTCGACGAGAGTGGCGATGACCGCCTCGTCGGGGCCCGGATCAGGCTTGAACGCGGCGAGCTTCTCGGGTGGCATCGGCCCGGTGGTGTCCAGGACGTCCATCGTCACGATGACGCCTCCGACCCGCACGGCCGTCACCAGGGTCCAGGCGAAGCCTTCGCTGTCCAACCGGGACAGGGTCCGGTAGCGCAGTGCGTCCTCCCCGAGGGCCGGGACGTCCAGCGCCTCGGTCGTGACGGACGCGTTTCCGATCGCGTTGCTGAAGCTGAACCGGCTGCACGCCCCGACGGCCTCGCGCAACTGGTTCATGCGGGCCCGTGCAGCCTCCTCCTGATAGCTCATCAGGCTGGTGCTCCTGGGAGCCATGGAGGTGCCGGACCGGTACATGATCGACGAGGCTGCGGCAGCCTCCTCACCATCACCCCTGGTGGCCTCCCTCACATGCCGGCAGACCTCCGGGGAAACGGTCTCCTCGACATTGAGGGAGGAGTCCGGTTCGGCCCCGTCCCGAGAACTGCTCCCCGTGATCTCGAAACCGATGGCCTGGTCCGCGGTGAGCAGCGCGGCCTTCAGTCGGGCACCGGTCAGCGGTTCGGAGTGCTCCGCCGCCTTACCGGCTGCCGTGCTCGTCGCCGGCCCCGGCTTTCTCCCGGCTTCGGCGGGCTCGGCGCTGGCCCCGCACCCTGCGGTCAGTCCTGTCGCCGACACGAACACCACCGCCGACACCAGATATCGTCCGCTCTTCGGCCCCATCAGGTCCCCACCCTCGAACTCGCACTGTCCACATACGTCTTGGCGAACGATATCCGCGCATGCCCAGCGTCCTGACGAGCCGGTGTCGCCGTGTTCAACCATTGCGACATCACTGCCGAGGGCACGTCTGTCCCCGCATCCAGGTATGTCCGTACCCGCTGCAGCCCGCTGGGGGCACCGGACGACTGGTGGCTGCTCACCGGTGGGGGCGGGGCTTGGCCTTGGTGGCGTGGCGGGCGGCCTTGTAGGTCTCTGGCAGGAAGCGGTGCTCGATGGCGCTGCGCTTGGTGGCGGCGTCGCCGCCGACGATCTCGGCGCGCCCTTCCATCATGGCGACGAAGCCCTGGCGGGCGACCACCTTGCGGCTGTTCTTCTTCGCGCCGGTTCCGAATGCGGTGTTGTTCATGCCGGCGCGGGCGTGGAAGTCGCTGTCGGTGGCGCCGGGCATGAGGCAGGTGACGGTGACGCCGTGTTCCTTGAGTTCTTCGCGCAGTCCGAGGGCGAACATGCGGGTGAAGGCGCGGGAGGGCCCGTACACGGTCTCGTAGGGGGTGGGCAGCGTCGCGGAGAGGGAGGAGGTGATGAGGATCTTCCCTTCGCCGTGTTCGGCCATGTGCCGGGTGACGCGCTTGGCGAGGTGGACGACGGAGGTGACGTTGAGAGAGATCAGGGAGAGCTCGTCGTCCAGGCCGGTGTCGAGGAACGCGCCGCCGATGCTGCGGCCGGCGTTGAGTACCGCTGCGGCCAGGGGGCGGCCGGTCTTCTCCACCGCCTGCCACACCGTCTGGACCCCGTCGGCGTCGGCGAGGTCGGCGCGCACGGGGATGACGTGGGCGCCGTCGCGGGTGAACTGCTCGGCCGTTTCGTCGATCTTGTCGCTGCGCCCGGTGACGACGAGGTCGAAGCCGTTGAGGGCGCAGAGGCGGGCGATCTCGTAGCCGATGCCGTTGGATGCGCCGGTGACCAGGGCCAAGGGGCGTTTGGAGGGGGTGCTCACAGGCTGCTCCTGTCGTCGGAGGGGGAGTGGGACGGGCTGTCGTCCGGTTCGGGGTTGTGGTCGGGGGCGGTGGGGGTGTTCCAGTCGGCCAGCAGGCGCCAGGCCTCCTGGGAGGTGCGGTCGGGGGCCGGCATGTAGAGGAAGAGGGTCTGGCCGTCCTCGCCGGGCGGGGTCAGTGCCTGGTAGTCGATGGTCAGCTCACCGACCAGGGGGTGGTTGAAGCGTTTCTGGCCGTGGGTACGGGTGAGGACCTTGTGGTCGTCCCACCAGCGGCGGAAGTGCTCGCTCTTCATGGTCAGCTCGCCGACGAGTTCGGCGGTGCGGGCGTCGTCCGGGTACCGGCCGGCGTCCAGGCGCAGGATCGCGGTCATCTCTGCCGCGATTTGCTCCCAGTCCGGATACAGCGCGCGGGCCTCGGGGGTCAGGACGATCCAGCGGGTGAGGTTGCGCTCGCGGTAGGGCATGGCGTCGAAGTCGGCGATCAGGACCCGGCACAGATGGTTGATGGCCAGGATGTCACCGCGCTTGCCCAGGATGAACGCGGCATGGTCGTTGAAGGAGTCCAGGAGCCGCAGTAGGCCGGGACGGGCGCGCTGCACGCCGGGTGCGGCGCGGCGCGCGCGGCGGCCGGGCTTGGCCTTGACGAGGTCGTGCAGGTGCGTCCGCTCCGCGTCGTCCAGGCGCAGGGCATCGGCGACGGCATCCAGCACGCTGTCGGAGGGGGTGATGTTGCGGCCTTGTTCGAGACGGATGTAGTAGTCGGTGCTCACTCCGGCGAGCTGGGCGACCTCTTCACGGCGCAGACCAGGCACGCGGCGGTAGGCACCGCGCTCCGGGAGGCCGAGCGACTCGGGGTCGATGCGGTCCCGGCAGCGGCGCAAGAACTGGGTGAGGTCCACGTTGCCGGCCATGACTCCATCCTCCCGCCCGGTCATGAGCGTCGCGATCGCGGTGGGTGGGTCGCTGCGTCCTAGGAAACCGTGTCCCCGGGTCGAAGCGGCCCCGGAACCGCAGGCTGGAGGCCGCGCCGACGGTGGTTTTCCGGATGAGGCACCCGGTCGGCCGGGGGTGCGGCACGGCCTCAGGCGGCTGTAGGGACCGGACCCTCCCGGCAGGCGGCCAAGGGTTCCGACCATTTGAAATAATTCACGATGCGATGATTTTTTCGATGACCACCTGGCAGATCACGGGCTGTTCCACCGGCTTCGGCCGCGGGCTCGCCGCCACCGTGCCGGCCCGCGGCGCCCCGCCGTCGTTACCGCACGGCCGACCCCGGCGCAGGGCAGAAACCTCGGCCCCCCGCTCCGTGGCACCCGAGGTGGGGCGCAGGTGCGATGCGGGGCGGTGCGGGACACTCAGGTGGGCATGGGCTCGGAGTAGTGCCGGAAGGCGCCGCGCTCGGTGTGGACGGTGTACAGGCGCTCGGCCAGTGCTTGGGGGCTGGAGTGCTCGGCGTCCGGGTGGATGGCGCCGGGGACGATCAGCTGAGCGACGTGGATGTTCTCCGGCGCGAGGACGTCGTGGAGCATCGCCGCGTAGGCACTCTCTGCGGCGAACGCGACCGAGGTGCCGGCCACGCGAGGGTTCGGGCGCACGGCACTGCCGCCGTTGACGAAGAGCAGTGTGCCCCGGCCCAGCTCCCGCATCCCCGGCAGGACTGCATGCAGGCAGGTCACCGGGCCTTTGACCGAGAATGCCAGCGGATCGTCCAGGTCCGCAGCGGTCGTCTCCAGGACCGGCTTCATGAAGTCACCGCGGGGCACGGGGCTGAACTGGAGGATCTCGACGGGCCCGAGTGTGTCGGCGGCCTCGCGCAGGGCGGCGGTCAGGGAGGCAGGGTCCAGGACATCGGCGGTGAACCCGCGGGCGTGGATGTTCTCGCGAGCCAGTTCCGCGGCCAGGTCGTCCTGGTGCCGGGCGTTGCGCGAGATGAGGGCGACGTGGTGGCCGGCAGTGCCGAAGCGGTGGGCGGCGGCCAGGCCCAGGCCGGGGCCGGCGCCGATGAGGGCGAAGGTGGTCACAGGGTTCCTCCTTGGTTGAGGCAGTGGTCAGGGCGGCGGTGTCCTGGTCGGCGACGGGGAGCGAGCCCGGGCACGACGTCGTCACCCTCGTCGATGACTTTGTTCGGGTCGAGCCGGCCCTGAAACGGGGCCGAAGAGGCCGGGCAGGTAGCGGTGCAGGTGGAACGGATTCAGTGGGTGGTGAAGCCGCCGTCCACGGGGAGGGCGACGCCGACGACGAAGGAGGCGGCCGGACTGCACAGCCACAGGGCGGCGGCGGCGATCTCTTCGGCGGTGCCCAGGCGGCCGATGGGCTGCTGCTTCATGATCTCGGCCTGGCCCTCGAGCATGCCGGCGACCATCGGGGTCTCGATGACGCCGGGGCACACGGCGTTGACGCGGATGCCCTTGGGGGCGTACTCGACGGCGGCGCTCTTGGTCAGGCCGATCACTCCGTGCTTGGAGGCGTGGTACGCGGCGCGTTCGGGCAGGCCGACCAGGCCGCCGAGGGAGGAGCAGTTGACGATCGCGCCGGAGCCCTGGATGCGCATCTGCCGCAGTTCGTGCTTCTGGCACGTCCAGATGCCGCGCAGGTTGACCGCGTTGACGCGATCGAAGTTCGCAGCCGTCTCGTCGGCGGCGTCGGTAGGCGGAACCTGGATGCCGGCGTTGTTGAAGGCCATGTCCAGGCGTCCGAAGGCTTCCACGGTGCGGGCGACCATGGCGGCGGCCTGGTCCTCGTCGGCCACGTCGCAGCCGATCCCGATGGCCTGATGGCCGGCGGCGGTCAGTTCCTGCGCCGCGCGTTCGGCGGCCTTCTGGTCGAGGTCGGCGAGCGCGACAGCGGCGCCGGCCTGTGCAAAGGCACGGGCGGTGGCCAGGCCCATGCCGGAGGCGGCGCCGGTGACGAGGGCGACCTGGCCGGTGAAGTCGTAGGTGGGGTTCATCAGTGAAGAATCCTGTTCGGTGATCGGGATGTGCGGGGGGCTGCGGCGCCGCCATCGGGCGGCGCCGCACGGGTCGGTTCAGGGGTGCAGGAGGACCTTGGTGGCGCGGCGCCGTACCAGCCGGTGCCGAGCACATCGGAGGCGGCCAGCGGCGAGGGGATCAGCTCCTCGTGCGGCTGACCTGCGGTGGCGACGAGGGTGGGTCGTCGAGATTCCGAACCGGACATCTCCGGCGGTGTGCACGACTACTTCACGCATGGTGGCTCTCCTTGCTGCGTGTCCCAGCGCCCGGGGGGCCTGTATGTGATCAGGAGTGCACAGCTTTCTAGGAAATCTATCGAAATATCCTGTTTTGGTGTTGTGGTGGCGCCGTCCCGCGATTGGTGCCCTGGTCGAGGGCGGGCCGGGTGCGACGGAGCTGAACCAGCGCGATGGTGATCGTGGGGATGAGGGTCAGAGCGGCGATGGCGGCGCCGATCAGGGGCGGCCCGGCTGTGTGGAAGGGCGAGTCGAGGGTGAGCCCGGCGATCCAGGAGCCGGCCGCGGTGCCGAGGTTGAAGGCCGACACGGTCAGGGCGGAGCCCAGCGTGGGGGCTTTGCCTGCGAAGCGGACGCCGAGGGCGATCAGTACCGGGGTACCGAGGAAGCCGACCAGCCCGAGCAGGGCCACGAGCACCACCGTGGGGGCGGCCGAAGCCGACAACAGGCCCAGGGCCAGCAGGGCCGCCGAGCTGGATCCCGCGGCCAGGATGGTGGTCGCGTAGGGGCGGACGTCGCCGGCCCGGCCGCCGATGAGGAACCCGGCCAGGGCGCCCGCACCGAATCCGACGAGGACGAGGGGTACGAGGCTCCCGGCGATCCCCGCCCGGTCGGTCAGTAGCGGAGCGATGTAGGTGTATGTGCCGAGCACCCCGGCGTTCGTGGTCGCGCAGGCCACCAGCACCAGCCAGAGCCGGCCCGAGCGCAGCGCGGACAGCTCCGAGCGGATCGACACCGTCTGCCTTCCGCGGGGCTCGTTCGGGACCGAGCGCGCGATCAGCCCTGTCGCGGCCACCGCCAGGACGGCCAGGATCCAGAAGGGTCCGCGCCAGCCCACCAGCTGTCCGGCGAAAGCGCCGAGCGGAACACCGACGACGTTGGCGAGCATGGCACCGGAACCAACCACCCCGACGGCCCGCGAGCTCGCGGCCGGGTCGGCCGCCCGGGTGGCCACGACGTTCGCCACCGCCCAGAACGCCCCGGTCGCCAGTGCGGTCAGGAACCGCGCTGCGAGCAGCAGCCCGAAACTGTCACCGACCGCGGCGATCACATGTCCCGCGGCGAAGACGCCCAGGGCCAGTACCAGCGTCCACCGGGCGGGCAGCCGAAGGGTCAGCATCGACATCAGGGGCGCACCGATGATCATCCCGACCGCGAACACCGTGATCGCCAGGCCGGCCCGGGCCACGCTCACCTGCAGGTCGCCCGCGATCTCCGGCAGCAGACCCGCCACGACGAACTCGGTCGTGCCCATCAGGAACGTCCCCAGGGCCATCACGTAGACCACGCCGGGAAGCCGGCGGGAGGCAGGTGGCCTTTCCGCGACGCGTTCGTCGACGGGGGCCTGGAGGGTCGCTCCTTGCATGCTGGTGCTCCAAAAGGGGTGTCACTGCGGGATTACGCATCCCAGGAAACCGGCATTCAAGAAGGGGGGCGAGGCACTGATGAAGGGTGTACTGGCAGTACATCGCCGGGTCGGGAGCACGACGGGCGCGGGACGGCTCGGCTGTTCTGTTGTTGGTGTCGTACCGCGATGCGTATTCGTGGCGAACGGATCGAGTCGACGTGAATGCCGCGGCTTCCGATGGCGAAGCGCTGAGAGAGGATCATGTCGTGATCGTTGGCAGCAGGCCCCTTCCCCCCGCTCCTGCCGCGCCTTCATCAACTTCTCGAACCGGCCCGTTCGGGAGCCGGTGAACGTTTCCACCCGCAAATGGCTCAGCCCGCAACACCCGACCCACGCAACAGGAATGCTCTGTCCTGGGCGTTCAGCAACAAGCGCCAGCCGATAGCGTCGGATGGGCCGAAGCAGGTGGCGGCTGCGGAGGCTGCCACCTGCTTCTGCGCCTCTAGGGCTGCTGCTGGAAGGTCATGGTCATCGCGTCGGGCTTGACAGTGACTACGGCCTGAGCCTTAGGGGGGCGCGAGGTGAGTTCCAACCGTGGCCACGTCTGAAGAATGGTGGCCAAGATGATCTGCAGCTCTGTCCAGGCGAAGTTCTCGCCGATGCACTTGCGTCGGCCGTCGCCGAAGGCGAGGAACGATCCTCGTGTGAGGTGGGCACGCTCGGCTGTCCAGCGGTCCGGGTCAAATGCTTCGGGCGCGGGGAAGAAGGCCGGGTCGTGCTGGTGAAGGTAGGGGCTCCACACGACATCGGCGCCCTGGGGGATGTGGTGCCCTCCGAGGTCGACGTCCCGCGTGGCCGACCGGGTCACCATCCACGCAGGGCCGTACTTGCGAATGCTCTCCTGCAGCACCATTCGCGCGTAGGGGAGGTTGTCGAGGTCGTCGTGCACCAGGGGGCGGCCGGGGCACACGGCGGCGATCTCGGCGCGAAGCCGCTTTTCCACCTGGGGGTTCCGGGATATCTCGTAGAGCGTCCAGGCCAAGGTGGTTCCGGTCGTCTCGATCGCGCCGGTCAAGAGCGTGATCGCCTCGTCCTGCAGCTGCTGGTGTGTGAGTGGATGCTCCGCGTTGAGAAGGGTGTCGAACAATCCGGCCTCCTGCTGTGCCGGGGGATCGTGGGGGCACGCGGGGGGTTGGGGTAGCTCGGCTGCGGGACGGTGAGCGGGCGCGGAGGCTGTGCGGTGCTCGATGGCCTGGTCGACGAGCTCACGGAGGCGCCGGACGCGTTCTGCGTGCGCCCGGTGTGCTGGCAGGGGCAACCGCGTCAGCCAGGAGGGAAGGACGGTCTGCCGAATCGTTCCTTTCATGATTTCGGGCATGAGGGCGGTGAACTCGCCCTGCAGGTGGGCAGGGAGGCCGTCGCCGAACAGGGCGACGAGGAAGACAGCGAGGGCGACATCGTTCATGTCCGCGAAGACGTCGCGACGGCTTTCTTCCGGCCAGGAGGTGACCATCGCGCGCACCTGGTCGATCATGGCGGGGCCGCGGGTCGCGATGTGCGCCTTGTTGAACATCGGCTGCATGAGGCGCCGCTGACGGAGGTGGGCGTCACCGTCGGCGACGGTGGCCAGGCCGTCACCGAAGAAGACGCGCAAGGCGTCGATGATCTTGCCGCCCTTGGCGAAGTCCGCTGCTTCTGTCACGAGCACGCGTCGGGTGAGCGCGGGGTCGGTGACGACATAGGCGGGCGTCGGGCCTATGCGTATACGCACGACGCTGCCGTGCTCACGAAGTGAGGTGATGAACGGCAGGGGATCGCGGGCGAGTCGGTGTACATGGCCGATCAAGGGGAGGCCGCCGGGCGCGGCCGGTGTGGGGGACGACGGCGCGGTGGGGGGATGCATGGTGTCATCTGCTCCTGACGTGGGGGGTCCGGACTGCGGCCCATGCATTCCCATGATCACATCACCGGATGCCACTGACCTTCGATCTTTGCGACAGATGGCTGGGGTGTGATATAGGCTCGCCGGACGATGAAGCGCGGTGCACAGACCTCGCTCCGGTGGTGACCGCTCGTGCCGACCGTCAGACGTGCAGCCAGGACATGGCCGACCTCCTGCCCTCGGTACCGGTGGCGCACTGCTGGCACCTGGGAGGGGTGGCGACGAAACTGCGGCGGCAG
The DNA window shown above is from Streptomyces sp. Alt3 and carries:
- a CDS encoding MFS transporter, which produces MQGATLQAPVDERVAERPPASRRLPGVVYVMALGTFLMGTTEFVVAGLLPEIAGDLQVSVARAGLAITVFAVGMIIGAPLMSMLTLRLPARWTLVLALGVFAAGHVIAAVGDSFGLLLAARFLTALATGAFWAVANVVATRAADPAASSRAVGVVGSGAMLANVVGVPLGAFAGQLVGWRGPFWILAVLAVAATGLIARSVPNEPRGRQTVSIRSELSALRSGRLWLVLVACATTNAGVLGTYTYIAPLLTDRAGIAGSLVPLVLVGFGAGALAGFLIGGRAGDVRPYATTILAAGSSSAALLALGLLSASAAPTVVLVALLGLVGFLGTPVLIALGVRFAGKAPTLGSALTVSAFNLGTAAGSWIAGLTLDSPFHTAGPPLIGAAIAALTLIPTITIALVQLRRTRPALDQGTNRGTAPPQHQNRIFR
- a CDS encoding cytochrome P450, with protein sequence MHPPTAPSSPTPAAPGGLPLIGHVHRLARDPLPFITSLREHGSVVRIRIGPTPAYVVTDPALTRRVLVTEAADFAKGGKIIDALRVFFGDGLATVADGDAHLRQRRLMQPMFNKAHIATRGPAMIDQVRAMVTSWPEESRRDVFADMNDVALAVFLVALFGDGLPAHLQGEFTALMPEIMKGTIRQTVLPSWLTRLPLPAHRAHAERVRRLRELVDQAIEHRTASAPAHRPAAELPQPPACPHDPPAQQEAGLFDTLLNAEHPLTHQQLQDEAITLLTGAIETTGTTLAWTLYEISRNPQVEKRLRAEIAAVCPGRPLVHDDLDNLPYARMVLQESIRKYGPAWMVTRSATRDVDLGGHHIPQGADVVWSPYLHQHDPAFFPAPEAFDPDRWTAERAHLTRGSFLAFGDGRRKCIGENFAWTELQIILATILQTWPRLELTSRPPKAQAVVTVKPDAMTMTFQQQP